The window TTGGGAGAAGGCAGCCATAATTCGCAACTCTATTTGACTATAATCTGCTGCAAGAATGACATGGTTTTCATCTCTGGGGACAAAAGCTTTCCGTATTTCCCTACCCCTTTCAGTCCGGATTGGGATGTTTTGAAGGTTGGGATTTATAGAAGACAGCCTTCCTGTTGCTGCCACAAATTGATTGTAGGTAGTGTGGATTCTATCGGTTTTAGGGTTGATCAGCGCTGGAAGTGCGTCTACATAGGTTGACTTAAGTTTTACCATTTGCCTAAAGTCCAAAATTGCCTGGGCAATTTCATGCTCTCCGGCCAATTTACTGAGGACCTCTTCACCGGTAGCATACTGTCCGGTTTTGGTTTTCTTGGCTTTGTCATCTAGTTTAAGCTTGTTGAAAAGTACCTCTCCAAGCTGCTTAGGTGATGCGAGATTAAAAGTTTCCCCGGCCATTTCATAAACCTTGGCTTCAATTTCTTTGCTTTCCTTTTCCAAGGACAAGGACATTTCTTTTAGGCTATCTGTATCTATTTTAACTCCCTCAAACTCCATGGCTGCCAAGACACCTATCAAAGGACTTTCCACTTCCAATAAAAGCTTCTCCAGTTTATTTTCTTTGATTATGGGGTCAAACTTGGTTTTTAACTGCAGGGTAATATCTGCATCCTCAGAGGCATAGGGAGCCACTTCATCTGGATCAACATCCCCCATATTGCCTTGGTTTTTGCCTTTTTTGCCGATTAGACTTTCTATAGAAACAGGCTTGTAATTTAAGTATTGCTCTGCTAACCAGTCCATGGAATGTTTTCCCTCCGGCTCTATTAAATAATGAGCCAGCATGGTATCATAAAGTTTTCCTTTGACAGCAATGCCATAGTTCATCAATACCAAAATGTCATATTTGATGTTTTGACCAATCTTCAAAATATGCTCAGCTTCAAATACCGGCTTTAGTTGGGACAAAATAACATCAATATTTTCTCTATCTTTAGGGAAAGGGATATAATAGGCTTCTGAACTTATATAGGCAAATGATATTCCAACCAATTCAGCTTTGTTGGGGTTAAGAGCGGTGGTCTCCGTGTCAAAGCAAACTTCCTTTTGTTTCAAAAGATAGTTGACCAACTCCCCTATGGCTGCTTCTCCTTCTACCTTATGGTAATCATGAGGGCGGCTAAAAATGGTATCAAGCGCCTCTGCATTAGGAATAAGGGGAGCTTGTTCAGCAATTTCAGTAGAGGTGTCGGCCTTACTTTCATTCCCTGTAAACAATCCCAACTGTTCGTCAACTTTTACCTTTGACTTTTTAACTCCTTCCCCAAAAACTCTCTTAGTTAATGTTTTGAACTCCAGTTCTGCAAATAGCGCCTTTAGATTTTCTTCATCCGGTGGCTCAACGGTAAAGTCATCTGCATGGTATTCAATGGGTACATCTTGAATAATGGTTGCCAACTCTTTAGACAATATCCCTTGTTCTCCATACTTTTCGACATTTTCCTTTTGTTTACCTTTCAGCTTGTCTGTGTTCTTAACCAATTCCTCAATGCTTCCAAATTGCTTAAGTAGCTTTACTGCAGTTTTGGCTCCAATTCCCGGAATCCCTGGAATATTGTCCACAGCATCACCCATCAAACCCAGGATGTCCCTAACCTGATCTACATTTTCGATATCCCATTTTTCACAAATCTCTTTGGGACCCATTACGTCTACAGCATTGCCCATGAAAGCAGGTTTGTATAGGAAAATATGATCATCCACTAATTGTCCGTAATCTTTATCAGGGGTCATCATGTAAACAGTATAACAGCTTTTTTCTGCTTGCTTTGCGAGCGTGCCTATGATATCATCGGCTTCATAACCGTTCAATTCAAGGGTAGGGATATTAAAGGCTTTAACTATTTGTTTCACCCATGGGATACCTATGCTGATATCTTCGGGCTGTTCCTGTCTATTGGCCTTGTAGGCCTCAAACTGCTTGTGTCTAAAGGTAGGTGCCGAAGTATCAAATACTACTGCTATATGAGAGGGTTTTTCTTTTTCTAAGATTTCCAAAAGGGTGTTGGTAAAGCCCAACATGACTCCTGTATTTAATCCTTTACTATTGATTCTGGGATTTTTGCTGAAAGCAAAATGTGCTCTGTAAATAAGAGCCATTGCATCCAGTAAGAATAATTTTTTATTGTCTTTAGACATTTTCAGGTAGGTTTTTGATTTTTTGCGCTACGTTAGGAGAGCAAATATACCAACAATTTTAATCCAAGTTAATGAATTTTAAGCCGGATTCCCGAATAGACTTGTTGGGGCTGAGCTGATTTTCTTTAGAAGTGCCTTTGCGATATATTAATGGTGGAAAAGTTTAAATAGAATAGGTCACACAACAAGACGGTTTTCAAGAACTCAGACGCAGGAAGGGGCATTAATGGAAATTGGTAAGATTATTGGTATTAAAATATTTTTCATCGGCTTACCATGTATGTCCTATTAAAAAGTTAATGTTAAATTTAAAAATTAGTTAAAATGAAAAAGCTAGCCTATTCTTTGTCCGTATTGATGCTCTTTGTCTCAGTTGTTCCTTCTGCCATGGCGAAAAAAGATGAGCCGGAACCAAATAAGAAAGAGTTAAGTTCTGAAGATCAAGCAAGATTGGATGAGTTGGATGATCGCTTTTTAGAAATCAAAGCCATGGATTTTAAAGCTATGGAGAAAAGTGAAAGAAAAGAAGTGCGGAAAGAATTAAGAGAGATTAACAAGGAGTCAAAAGATTTGGGAGGAGGAGT of the Cyclobacterium marinum DSM 745 genome contains:
- the polA gene encoding DNA polymerase I, which gives rise to MSKDNKKLFLLDAMALIYRAHFAFSKNPRINSKGLNTGVMLGFTNTLLEILEKEKPSHIAVVFDTSAPTFRHKQFEAYKANRQEQPEDISIGIPWVKQIVKAFNIPTLELNGYEADDIIGTLAKQAEKSCYTVYMMTPDKDYGQLVDDHIFLYKPAFMGNAVDVMGPKEICEKWDIENVDQVRDILGLMGDAVDNIPGIPGIGAKTAVKLLKQFGSIEELVKNTDKLKGKQKENVEKYGEQGILSKELATIIQDVPIEYHADDFTVEPPDEENLKALFAELEFKTLTKRVFGEGVKKSKVKVDEQLGLFTGNESKADTSTEIAEQAPLIPNAEALDTIFSRPHDYHKVEGEAAIGELVNYLLKQKEVCFDTETTALNPNKAELVGISFAYISSEAYYIPFPKDRENIDVILSQLKPVFEAEHILKIGQNIKYDILVLMNYGIAVKGKLYDTMLAHYLIEPEGKHSMDWLAEQYLNYKPVSIESLIGKKGKNQGNMGDVDPDEVAPYASEDADITLQLKTKFDPIIKENKLEKLLLEVESPLIGVLAAMEFEGVKIDTDSLKEMSLSLEKESKEIEAKVYEMAGETFNLASPKQLGEVLFNKLKLDDKAKKTKTGQYATGEEVLSKLAGEHEIAQAILDFRQMVKLKSTYVDALPALINPKTDRIHTTYNQFVAATGRLSSINPNLQNIPIRTERGREIRKAFVPRDENHVILAADYSQIELRIMAAFSQDESMIEAFKQGRDIHATTAAKIFQVPLEEVTGDMRRKAKTANFGIIYGISAFGLSQRLRIPRGEAKEIIDAYFKEFPAVKAYMDECIEKARKNEYVETILGRRRYLRDINSRNATMRGFAERNAINAPIQGSAADMIKLAMIHVQDWMIKEKLKSKMILQVHDELVFDAHKDEVDLLKKEIPQLMGNAIKIEVPLEVEVGVGKDWLEAH